ACGCGGACCACGCGCGCGTCACGGACATGATGGCCGGACTCGTCTCCGCCATCACGGTGCGTCCCGCGTCCTCGCGCCCGCCCCGCCGGCCGACGATCCGCCGGCGCCTCCGCCTCGTGGTCACCGAACGGCCCGCCGCCGACGGGCGTGCGCCGTCGCGCGCGTACGTGCTGCAGCGCGACGCGCACGAGCCCGCCGCCGACTCCATCGAGCTCCCCGGGTCCACCCTCGACCTCCGCCAGGGCGAACCCACGGCGATCACGGTCGTGAACCGGGGCCGTGCGCCCACCGCCGTGCACTGGCACGGCATGGAACTCGAGAGCCTCTTCGATGGCGTCGCCGGTTGGAGCGGCAGCGGCACGACGGTCGCGCCGATCATCGCGCCGGGCGACTCGTTCGTCGTGCAGATGACACCGCCCCGCGCCGGCACCTTCATCTATCACACGCACGCCGGCGAGCGCGCGCAGCTCACCGCCGGGCTCTACGGCGCGCTCATCGTCCACCCGCGCGACGTACGGGCCGCATCGGACGAGCGGGTGATCGTCCTCGCGGACTCGACCGTGGATCCACGGCCCGGCGTCGTGCCGCCGTCGATGATCAACGGGCGCTCCGATCCGCTGCCGATCGAACTGGAAGCGGGCCGCGCGCATCGACTGCGGTTCATCGCCATCAGTGCAGTCACGCTCAGGAGCGTCCGGCTCCTCGCGGGCGATCGGACCGTGACGTGGACCCCCGTCGCCAAGGACGGCGCGGAGTTCGCGATCGCGGACCGTGTGCCCGCACCCGCGGACGTGAACCTCGCCGCGGGCGAGACCTTCGACGTGCTCTACACCCCGACGGCGGGCGACGCGCTGGTGCTCGAGGTGTCGGTCCGGGGGACGCCGGTCGTGACGCGCGTCCCGGTGCGCGTGCGCGCCGCGGCCGGCGTGGGCCGCCCCGACGACGAAGTGGTCGTGATCACCACCACACCGTTCGCGCCCTCGATCCCGTAGAGCCCCGATTCGGCGGGACGCAGGTACTTGAGCGTCGCGATCTGGTCGGGGTCGATCCCCACGAGCGTGCCGCCGGGTCCCGGCTGGAAGGGATTGCCGTTGAGCACGTAGAGCGGGCGCGTCGCCTCCTCGTTGTCGCTCGCGGCGCCGCGCACACGGACCGCGATCCACCCTTCGGACGTGCGCGTGACGATGAGGCCGGCCGCGCGCCGCTGGAGCGCGACCTCCGGCGGCACGCTCGCATCGCGCGCCGTGGCGTTCACGGGCGCCGGTCCGCCGGCGGCACCGCCGGTCGAGGCGCTCCCGCCGCAGCCGAGAAGGAGCAGAGGCACGAGCGACGGCACGAGCAACGGCACGAGCAACGGCACGAGGGAGCGAACGAAACCGGACGGTCGGACTCGCATCGGATCCTCCTGGGCCGCGGACGCCCGGCGGTCAGCGAGCGCGGCGATCGTGGGGCGGGACGACTCGGGTGGCGGGGTCTATCGTAGCCCCGGGACCAGTGTCGCGAAAGCCGCGCAGGCGCGTGAGCGCCTCGTCGAGCGTGTCGCTGATCGCGTCGGCCTCGAGGTGGTCGCCCACGCGCGAGCGCTCGATCACGCGACGCACCGGGTCGCGCACCTCGGTGAGCAGCACGCGGGTCCCCTCCTTCCGGCTCCGCTTCACGACGTCGAGCAATGCGCTGAGCCCGGTGGAGTCGATCACCGGCACGTCGCGCAGCCGCAGGACGAGCACCTTGGGACGGACGCCGACCTGCGCGAGCGTGTCCTTGAATCGGTCCGCCGCGCCGAAGAAGAAGGGACCGTTGATCGAGTAGACCTGCACCTCGTTTCCCAGCGTGCGGACCCGCGCATCCGCCGCGCCGCGCTCGCCATCGGTCACCTCGCCCTCGTCGAGCGCCTCGCGCCGGATCTCCGTGATCTCCGAGACCTCCGACATCCGCCGCATGAACAGGAAGGCCGCGAGCACCATCCCCACGCCGATCGCGACCGTGAGGTCCACGAGCACGGTGAGCAGGAAGGTCGTCACCAGCACGAGCACGTCGCTGCGCGGCCCGCGGAACTCGCCGACGAAGACGCGCCACTCGCTCATGTTGTACGCGACCACCACGAGGATCGCCGCGAGCGCCGCCATGGGGATCAGCGCCGCCCAACGCCCGAAGAAGAGCGTGATGAGCAGCAGCGTCACCGCGTGCATCATCCCCGCGACCGGGGTCCGCGCGCCGCTCTTCACGTTGGTCGCCGTGCGCGCGAGCGCGCCGGTCGCCGGGATGCCGCCCACCATCGCGCTCGCGATGTTCGCCACGCCCTGGCCGATCAGTTCCACGTTCGACCGGTGCCGCGCGCCGATCATCCCGTCGGAGACCACCGCGGAGAGCAACGACTCGATCCCGCCGAGCATCGCGATGGTGAATGCCGGCCCGACGAGCCCGCGCACCTGTGCCCAGCTCAGGTCGGGGAGCGTCGGCACCGGGATCGAGGCGCTGATCACGCCGAAGCGGCTGCCGATCGTCTCCACCTCGAGCCCGCCGAGCTGCACCACGAGCGTCGTGACGATGAGCGCCACGAACGGGCTCGGCACCTTCGTCGTCACGCGCGGCCAGAGGAGCACGATCGCGAGCCCGAGCAGCGCGACGAGCGCCGCGACCGGGTCGGCCGTGCCGATCGCCTCGCCGTACGCTCCCCACTTCTCGACGAACTCGGCCGGCACCGTGCCCATCGTGAGGCCGAGGAAGTCCTTGACCTGCGACGAGAAGATGATGAGCGCGATCCCGCTCGTGAACCCGATGATCACCGGGTGCGGGATGAACTTGATGGCGGCGCCGAACTTGAGGAGCCCCATCGCCACGAGGATCACGCCGGCCATGAGCGTCGCGACGATCAGTCCGTCGACGCCGTACTGCTGGACGATCCCGTAGACGATCACCACGAACGCGCCGGTGGGGCCGCCGATCTGCACGCGCGAACCGCCGAGCGCGCTGATCAGGAAGCCGGCGACGATCGCCGTCCAGAGTCCGCGGTCGGGCGTCACGCCGCTCGCGATCGCGAAGGCGATCGAGAGCGGCAGGGCCACGATGCCGACGATGACGCCGGCGGTCAGGTCGGCGCGGAAGTCCGCGCGCGTGTACCCCTTGAGCGTCGTGACCAGCTTCGGGACGAAGGTGCTCATGGGGTCACGCGGCGGCGTATCACGCGCCCGCTGCGGTGGCGCCGGGCGTCGCGGCGCCGAGCGCCTTCTTCACCGCCGGCGCGACCTTGGTGCCGTACAACTCGATCGCTCGCAGCATCTGCGCATGCGGCATGGTGCCCACGCTGAACTGGATGAGGAACCGCGTCATCCCGAACAGCTCGTGCTCCCAGAGGATCTTGTCGATCACGCGCTCGGGGTCGCCCACCAGGAGCGCGCCCTGCTTCGAGATCTCGGCGTCGAACTGTCGCCGGGTCGGCGGCGGCCAGCCACGCTCGCGCCCGATCTTCCCCATCTGGTGCATGTAGGGACCGAACGCCGACTCCTCCGCCTCCGCGTTGCTGTCGGCGAGGAAGCCGTGCGAGTTGATGCTCACCTGGAGCGTCGCGAGGTCGCGGCCCGCCTTCTCCCACGCCTCGCGGTAGAGCTCCACGAAGGGCACGAAGCGCTCCGGTCCGCCCCCGATGATCGCCAGCGCCATCGGGAGGCCGAGCATCGCCGCACGGATCACCGACTGCGGCGTCCCGCCCACCGCCACCCAGACCGGGATCGGCGACTGCACCGGACGCGGATAGACCGGCTGATCCTTCAGCGCCGCGCGATGCTTCCCGTCCCACGTGACGCGCTCCTCGGCGCGCAGCTGCAGCAGCAGCTCCAGCTTCTCCGAGAAGAGCGTGTCGTAGTCGTTGAGGTCGTAGCCGAAGAGCGGGAACGACTCGATGAACGAGCCGCGGCCCGCCATGATCTCGGCGCGTCCGTGGCTCAGCAGGTCGACCGTGGAGAACTCCTGGAAGACCCGGACCGGGTCGTCGGAGCTGAGCACGCTCACCGCGCTCGTGAGCCGGATGCGCTTGGTGCGCACGGCGGCCGCCGCGAGCACCACCGCCGGTGTGGAGACGACGTAGTCGGGGCGATGGTGCTCCCCGATGCCGAAGACGTCGAGCCCGACCTCGTCGGCCAGCGCCACCTCTTCCATGAGGTTCGCGAGCCGCTGTTCGGGGGAGATGAGCACGCCGGTCTTCGCGTCCGGCGTCGCTTCGACGAAGGTGTAGATGCCGAGTTCCATAGGTCCGCTCAAGCTAGCCGCGCTCGGCGCAGCCGCAAAGAATTCCCCACCACGCTCACCGAGCTGAACGCCATCGCGGCGCTGGCGAGCACCGGACTCAGGAGCAATCCGAAGGTGGGATAGAGGATTCCCGCCGCCACCGGGATGCCGATGACGTTGTAGACGAAGGCCCAGAAGAGGTTCTCCTTCATGGTCCGCATGGTGCGGCGCGAGAGGAGGATCGCCTGCGCCGCCGTGCGGAGGTCGCCGCGCATCAGCACGATGTCGCCCGCCTCCACCGCGATGTCGGTCCCGGTGCCCATCGCCATGCCCACATCGGCCTGCACCAGCGCCGGCGCATCGTTAATGCCGTCGCCCACCATCGCGACGACCTTTCCCTCGCCCTGCAGGCGCTTGATCTCGGCGACCTTCCCGTCGGGGAGGACGCCGGCGACGACTCGCACCACGCCCGCCTCCCGCGCGATCGCCTGCGCGGTGCGCGCGTGATCGCCGGTGAGCAGCACGACCTCGAGCCCCATCGCATGCAGGCGCGCGATCGCCTCGCGGGAGGTCGCCTTGATCGGGTCGGCCACGGCGATGAGTCCCGCGAGCGCGCCGTCCGCGGCGACGTACATCGCCGTACGGCCGGCATCCGCGAGGCGCGCGGCATCGGCGGCGAGCGGCGTGAGGTCGATCGCGTAGTCCTCCATGAGTGCCGCGTTTCCCACAGCGAGAGCCACGCCGTCGACGACGCCGGTCGCGCCCTGTCCCGTCACCGAGGAGAAGGCTTCCACGTCGCCGAGGACCAGCGACCGCGCGACCGCGTGCCGGACGATCGCGTCGGCGAGCGGGTGCTCCGAGCGCCGCTCGAGCGAGGCGACGAGTGCGAGGAGGCGTGATTCGTCGCGCGCGGCACCCGGCGCCACCAGCAGGTCAGTGACCGTCGGCTTCCCCTCGGTGACCGTGCCGGTCTTGTCGAGCACCACCGTAGTGATGTCGCCGGCGCGCTGCAGCGCCTCGCCGCCCTTGATGAGCACGCCGAGCTCGGCCCCCTTGCCCGTCGCGACCATCACTGCCGTCGGCACTGCGAGCCCCATGGCGCAGGGACAGGCGATGATGAGTACCGAGACCGCGGCCGCGAAGCCGCGTACCACCGGCGCGGTCTCCGCGAGGAAGTACCACGCGACGAAGGTGAGCACCGCGAGCCCCATCACCGTCGGCACGAAGACCGCCGAGATCCGGTCGGCGAGGTGCTGGATCGGCGCGCGTGTTCCCTGCGCATCGCGCATGAGCGTGACGATGCGCGCGAGCACCGAGTCGGAGCCGAGCGTCGTCGCCGCGAGCTGGAAGGCGCCGGTGCCGTTCATCGTGCCGCCGATCACGCGGTCGCCGGCGGCCTTCGCCACCGGCAGTGACTCGCCCGTGAGCATCGACTCGTCGATCGCGCTCGCGCCCTGCAGCACGGTGCCGTCCACCGGCACGCGCTCGCCCGGGCGCACGACGATGATCTCCCCCGGCATGACGTGCGCGATGTCGACGTCGCGCTCCACGCCGGCGCGCAACACCCGCGCGGTGCGCGGCTGCAGCTGCACGAGCGCGCGCAACGCCACCGCGGTGTTCCGCTTGGCCCGCGCCTCGAACGCGTTCCCCGTGAGGATGAAGGCGATGATGAGGATCACCGCCTCGTAGTAGACGTCGGCGGGCACGCCGCGGGACGTGAAGAAACCCGGCGCGACGGTGGCGATCACCGAGTAGAGCCAGGCCGCGCCCGTCCCCACCGCGATGAGCGTGTTCATGTCGGTCCCGCCGTGGCGGATGCCCGCCCACGCGCGCCGATAGAAGTGCGCACCCGCCGTGAGCATCACGCCGGTCGTGACGACGAGCAGCGCCCACGGCGCCCAGGCGTAGTGATGCATCCAGGGCATCGCCGCCATCGCCGCCGCCCCGATCAGGCCGCTCGTGATGGCCTTCGTGCGGAGTTCGCCGAACTCGCGCGCCGTCGCGACGTCGCGCGCCTCCTGCTCCTCGAAGGCGCTCTGCTCGACGGCCGGGATCTCCGCGCCGTACCCCGCCCCACGGATCGCCTCCACCAGCCGTTCGGCCGAGACCACCGCGGGATCGAACGAGATGGTGGCGTTCGCCATCATGAGGTTCACCGTCGCGTCGCTCACGCCGGACTGCTTCTGCAGCGTGCGCTGCACCCGCGCCTGGCAGGCGGCGCAGGTCATCCCGGTGACGGGGATGCGGGTGGTCTCGACGACGGGGCTCATGACGGTCCGGGGGTGGGATCGAGGGTTCGATCCTGTCGGAGGTTATATACCCCCTCCCCCTATGTCAACTCGACAGCTCGGCAGCGCGATTATCGTGCATCCGTATGGGCACCCAGCCGCTTTCCCGCACGTGACCGCGCCCGGCGCGAAGGAGCGCTACCTGGCCTGGCGGCGCGGGCGCCCGCGCACGCCGCCGCTCGAGCGGCGCACGGTCCGCGCGCGGGGACTCGACTTCGCCGTCTGGATGAGCCCGCCGGTGGAGGACGCCACGCCGCTCCTCGCCATCAACGGCGGCATGATCTACGGGCACGACCTCCTCTGGCCCACCCTCTCGCCGCTCGCCGCGGGCCGGCAACTCATCCTCTACGACCAGCGCGGACGCGGACAGACCCCGGCGCCACCGGGCGCGCGCGCGGCGCGCATCGAGCACGACGTCCTCGATGTCGTCGCCCTGCGCGACGCCCTCGGCATCGCGCGATGGGACCTCGCCGGTCACTCGTGGGGGGGCGGCATCGCGCTGCTCGCGGCCGCCGAGGACGTCGCGGGCGTGCGGCGCGTCCTCACCTTCGACGCCGTGGGCGCGACCTCCGGCTGGCTCGACCGCCTGCACGCGAGCGCCCTCGCGCACCTCGAGCATCGCGGCGCGACCGAGGCGCACACGCTCCTCGCGCTGCTCGATCCGCTGCTCCTGCACGAACCCGATCCCGAGCGACACGCCGAGTACAGCCGCACCATGTACGCCGCCTGGTTCCACGACCAGGGGATGCGCTCCTTCTCGCCGCCCGTGACGCACAGTCCCACCGGCGCGGCGGTGGCGGCCCGCCTGCGCCGCGAGGGGTTCGACTGGCGCGCGCGCTACGCCGCGGTGCGCGCGCCGGTGCTCCTCGTGCACGGCGTGGAGGATGCGTTGCCCATCGCCGAGGCGCGCGCGAGCGCGGCGCTCATCCCGCGCGCGCGCGTGGTCGCTATCCCCGAGGCGGGGCACATGCCGTTCTTCGAGAATCCCGAGCCGACCTTCGCCGCGGCGCTCGACTTCCTCGACGGGACCGAGACGTGAAGCGCCCCCTGCTGCTCGTGCTCGTGGGCGCGGTGCTCATCGGCCTGCGGGTCCGCACGGCGTCCGAGGCCCGGCGCGACGTCGAGCGGCAGCAGGCCGCCGCCGTGCGGGATGCGGCCGCCGACTCCGCCTTCGCCGACTCGGTGCTGCGCGCCGCCGAGGACATCGGCGCCGAGGTCGAGGTCGTCGGCTCCGCGCTCCCGGCCCCGGTGCGCGACGCGAACGAGATCCGCCTCGCGCTCGAGGCCTACGCCGCGGGCACCTACATCGGCGAGATGTTCGCCGAGCGTGACTCGATGAACTACCGCTGGCCCGAGCGCGTGAACGCGCCGCTCTACGTCTGGGTGCAGACCGCCACGCTCGAGCCCGAGGGCTCGGACTGGCCGCGCATCGTGCACGAGAGCTTCCACCCGTGGATCGAGACGGGCATCCCGGTGTCGTTCCTCCCCACGGAGGACTCGGCGCGCGCCGACGTGCGCGTCACCTGGGTGGAGCGCTACGAGAGTCGCACGACCGGGCGCACGCGGTGGGTGCGCGACCAGCACGGCTGGATCACCGCGGCCTCGATCGAGCTCGCGCGCACGCAGCCCGACGGGCGCCCGCTCGACGATGCGATCGTCGGCGCGATCGCGCGACACGAGGTGGGGCACCTGCTCGGCCTCACCCACACCGCCGACGAGACGAACATCATGTCGGCGCGGGTGCGGGTCCGGGAATTGAGCGAGGCGGACCGCGCCACGGTCCGCCTCGTCTACAAGCTGCCGCCGGGGAGCGTGCGCGCCGCCCAGTAGATCAGCGCCGGCCCCACTTGAAGCTGATCGTCTTCTTCTCCTTCATCCGGACGACGCTCAACGTCGCCTCGCGTTCGTCCATCGCGCCGAGCATCTGCACGAGCATCATCGGCGTGGCGACGGGAGCACGACCGACGGCCGTGACGACATCGCCGCTCTTGAGGCCGGAGAGCGAGGCCGGCGTGCCGCTGGCGACGGCGCTGACGATCACACCCTGGCGCACGCCGAGCACCTCGCCCCAATCGGCATCGAGCATCTTGAACTCGGCGCCGCCGAAGTACCCCACCGCCGTGAGGTTCTGCGCGCCGGGGCGGAAGATCTCGATGCGCACGTTGCCGACGTCCTCGCGCGGGTCGATCTCGTCACCGCGCAGGATGAGGCGCCGCGGTCCGGTGCCCGGCTCGTCGACGACGATCCGCCCCGGTCCGGCGATGCGCATCGGCACGAGGGCGCGCTCGAACTCGCCACACGAATCGCCGAACCCTTCGGGTCGGCGGGCGATCACCAGCGCGTACTCCTTCACTTGCCCGTTGCGATCGACCCGCACCGTCATGGAGCGCCCCGGCAGGAGCTGCGCCGACACGTCCGGCGTGCGCTCCGTCGCGTCGAGGCCGGCGAGCGCGAGGATCCGGTCGTTGCGCTGGATCCCGGCGCGTTCCGCCGGCGATCCGGGCTCCACGCTCGTCACCGTGGTGCCGAGGGACTTCGGCTCGTCGTTCTCGACCTTCCACATGTTCGTGAGGTTGAGCCCGAGATATCCGGGTGGCCGCGGGGCACCCTCCTCGATGCAGCGCGCCTGCACGGCGCTCATGATGGCGAAGCCGTCGCGGGCGTGGAGCGCGAGCTGCTCGTCGAGCCGACGGCGCCCGGCGACATCGTTCTCGGGAAGGGCGCGCAGCTCGCGGAGCAGCTGCGCCTCGCGCTCGCTCCAGGCGGTGACGGTGCGCTTCACCGACTCGACGTCGGCCACGAGGAGGCGCTCGACGAGCGAATCCGAGCGCAGCATGCGCCGTTCGGTCATACGGACGGTCTGCGTCTGCGCCTCGAGGGCCGCGCCGGAGACGAGCACGGCGCCGAGCGCGACGAGGGTGCACGTGGTGTGGCGCATGGTGGCGCGCATCAGTAACGCTCCAGCCGGCGCGTGTCGGGGGCGGACGCACCGATCTGGCGGAGCGTCGCCTCACGGGCGCCGAGCGTCGTGAGATAGTACTGGTTGAGCATCGGGTCCTGCGGCGAGCGATAGAGCGCCGAGCGCGCGGCGGCGGCGATCTCGTCGAGCGCGACGAGGCGCGCCTGGTACGAGTCCTCGTTCATGCCGATGAAGCGCGAGGTGGTGTCCTGCGACGCGAGGAACGACGCCGCCCGCTCGTACTGCTGCTGTGCGGTGGTGAGGACCATGAGCGCCTCGTCGGCGCTGCGGAAGCTCGGCGCGGCGGCCGCCGTGGCGATGGGACCGCCGGCGACGGGCCCGAGCGGGGACGGAACGCCGGCGGTCATCCGCCCGACGGCGGCGCCACCGACCACGAGCGCCAGGCCCGCGGCGGCTCGCATCGCCCACACCTGCAGCGCCGGCCGGCGTTCGGCGAGCGGCATCACCGGCGCACCCGCGAACGACGGCGTGCGCGCGGGGACACCCGCCACCGCGCCCGGCATGCCCGACCGTTCGAGCCGCGCCCGGTCGACGATGATCCCCTCGGCGCGGAGCTGCGGCGCCAGCGCCGACCAGGCGGTGAGCGGTTCGGTCGGGATGGGCGCCATCGCCGCCATCCGCGCGAGGCGGCGATAGGCGGCCACTTCGGCGCGGCAATCCCAGCAGCCCGCGAGGTGCGTGGCCTCGTCCGCGGTGGGCGTGTCGTCCGCGATCGCGGCGAGTCGGTCAGTCGAGAGATGTGACATCAGCCTGGTCCTTCGCCGGCGAGGAGACATCCACGAGATGCGCGAGCAGCCGGCGAAGCTTCGCGCGTGCCTTGAACAGTTGGGACTTCGAGCCCCCCGCGGTGATCCCCAGCTCCTGGGCGATCTCCTCGTGGGTATAGCCTTCCACGT
This window of the Gemmatimonadota bacterium genome carries:
- a CDS encoding matrixin family metalloprotease, with the protein product MKRPLLLVLVGAVLIGLRVRTASEARRDVERQQAAAVRDAAADSAFADSVLRAAEDIGAEVEVVGSALPAPVRDANEIRLALEAYAAGTYIGEMFAERDSMNYRWPERVNAPLYVWVQTATLEPEGSDWPRIVHESFHPWIETGIPVSFLPTEDSARADVRVTWVERYESRTTGRTRWVRDQHGWITAASIELARTQPDGRPLDDAIVGAIARHEVGHLLGLTHTADETNIMSARVRVRELSEADRATVRLVYKLPPGSVRAAQ
- a CDS encoding STAS domain-containing protein encodes the protein MSTFVPKLVTTLKGYTRADFRADLTAGVIVGIVALPLSIAFAIASGVTPDRGLWTAIVAGFLISALGGSRVQIGGPTGAFVVIVYGIVQQYGVDGLIVATLMAGVILVAMGLLKFGAAIKFIPHPVIIGFTSGIALIIFSSQVKDFLGLTMGTVPAEFVEKWGAYGEAIGTADPVAALVALLGLAIVLLWPRVTTKVPSPFVALIVTTLVVQLGGLEVETIGSRFGVISASIPVPTLPDLSWAQVRGLVGPAFTIAMLGGIESLLSAVVSDGMIGARHRSNVELIGQGVANIASAMVGGIPATGALARTATNVKSGARTPVAGMMHAVTLLLITLFFGRWAALIPMAALAAILVVVAYNMSEWRVFVGEFRGPRSDVLVLVTTFLLTVLVDLTVAIGVGMVLAAFLFMRRMSEVSEITEIRREALDEGEVTDGERGAADARVRTLGNEVQVYSINGPFFFGAADRFKDTLAQVGVRPKVLVLRLRDVPVIDSTGLSALLDVVKRSRKEGTRVLLTEVRDPVRRVIERSRVGDHLEADAISDTLDEALTRLRGFRDTGPGATIDPATRVVPPHDRRAR
- a CDS encoding alpha/beta fold hydrolase; this encodes MTAPGAKERYLAWRRGRPRTPPLERRTVRARGLDFAVWMSPPVEDATPLLAINGGMIYGHDLLWPTLSPLAAGRQLILYDQRGRGQTPAPPGARAARIEHDVLDVVALRDALGIARWDLAGHSWGGGIALLAAAEDVAGVRRVLTFDAVGATSGWLDRLHASALAHLEHRGATEAHTLLALLDPLLLHEPDPERHAEYSRTMYAAWFHDQGMRSFSPPVTHSPTGAAVAARLRREGFDWRARYAAVRAPVLLVHGVEDALPIAEARASAALIPRARVVAIPEAGHMPFFENPEPTFAAALDFLDGTET
- a CDS encoding PDZ domain-containing protein gives rise to the protein MRATMRHTTCTLVALGAVLVSGAALEAQTQTVRMTERRMLRSDSLVERLLVADVESVKRTVTAWSEREAQLLRELRALPENDVAGRRRLDEQLALHARDGFAIMSAVQARCIEEGAPRPPGYLGLNLTNMWKVENDEPKSLGTTVTSVEPGSPAERAGIQRNDRILALAGLDATERTPDVSAQLLPGRSMTVRVDRNGQVKEYALVIARRPEGFGDSCGEFERALVPMRIAGPGRIVVDEPGTGPRRLILRGDEIDPREDVGNVRIEIFRPGAQNLTAVGYFGGAEFKMLDADWGEVLGVRQGVIVSAVASGTPASLSGLKSGDVVTAVGRAPVATPMMLVQMLGAMDEREATLSVVRMKEKKTISFKWGRR
- a CDS encoding copper-translocating P-type ATPase; protein product: MSPVVETTRIPVTGMTCAACQARVQRTLQKQSGVSDATVNLMMANATISFDPAVVSAERLVEAIRGAGYGAEIPAVEQSAFEEQEARDVATAREFGELRTKAITSGLIGAAAMAAMPWMHHYAWAPWALLVVTTGVMLTAGAHFYRRAWAGIRHGGTDMNTLIAVGTGAAWLYSVIATVAPGFFTSRGVPADVYYEAVILIIAFILTGNAFEARAKRNTAVALRALVQLQPRTARVLRAGVERDVDIAHVMPGEIIVVRPGERVPVDGTVLQGASAIDESMLTGESLPVAKAAGDRVIGGTMNGTGAFQLAATTLGSDSVLARIVTLMRDAQGTRAPIQHLADRISAVFVPTVMGLAVLTFVAWYFLAETAPVVRGFAAAVSVLIIACPCAMGLAVPTAVMVATGKGAELGVLIKGGEALQRAGDITTVVLDKTGTVTEGKPTVTDLLVAPGAARDESRLLALVASLERRSEHPLADAIVRHAVARSLVLGDVEAFSSVTGQGATGVVDGVALAVGNAALMEDYAIDLTPLAADAARLADAGRTAMYVAADGALAGLIAVADPIKATSREAIARLHAMGLEVVLLTGDHARTAQAIAREAGVVRVVAGVLPDGKVAEIKRLQGEGKVVAMVGDGINDAPALVQADVGMAMGTGTDIAVEAGDIVLMRGDLRTAAQAILLSRRTMRTMKENLFWAFVYNVIGIPVAAGILYPTFGLLLSPVLASAAMAFSSVSVVGNSLRLRRARLA
- a CDS encoding multicopper oxidase domain-containing protein encodes the protein MRSRALLLAGALPVAVALLAARAPHADAPEPAALADAVANDHRTLAGALRDGEYALDLEMRRTSWRPNAPDGLSVDVPAFAEAGAPAMLPGPLVRVPAGTRMRITVRNALAQPATVHGLHDHRGPRDSVVIAPGETRTVRFDATVAGTFAYFARTNAAPTLFSRRDDSQLMGAFIVDRAGADPVRANARERILVMTAWDDSLRNPASPYGPRQVYAINGRSWPFTERLTYDEGDSVRWRVLNLSQHSHPMHLHGTYFRVLARGTPFADTAVDGAARLAVTESLGAGATMSIAWAAERPGNWLFHCHLINHIDEALRLGDAVVDPAHADHARVTDMMAGLVSAITVRPASSRPPRRPTIRRRLRLVVTERPAADGRAPSRAYVLQRDAHEPAADSIELPGSTLDLRQGEPTAITVVNRGRAPTAVHWHGMELESLFDGVAGWSGSGTTVAPIIAPGDSFVVQMTPPRAGTFIYHTHAGERAQLTAGLYGALIVHPRDVRAASDERVIVLADSTVDPRPGVVPPSMINGRSDPLPIELEAGRAHRLRFIAISAVTLRSVRLLAGDRTVTWTPVAKDGAEFAIADRVPAPADVNLAAGETFDVLYTPTAGDALVLEVSVRGTPVVTRVPVRVRAAAGVGRPDDEVVVITTTPFAPSIP
- a CDS encoding LLM class flavin-dependent oxidoreductase; translated protein: MELGIYTFVEATPDAKTGVLISPEQRLANLMEEVALADEVGLDVFGIGEHHRPDYVVSTPAVVLAAAAVRTKRIRLTSAVSVLSSDDPVRVFQEFSTVDLLSHGRAEIMAGRGSFIESFPLFGYDLNDYDTLFSEKLELLLQLRAEERVTWDGKHRAALKDQPVYPRPVQSPIPVWVAVGGTPQSVIRAAMLGLPMALAIIGGGPERFVPFVELYREAWEKAGRDLATLQVSINSHGFLADSNAEAEESAFGPYMHQMGKIGRERGWPPPTRRQFDAEISKQGALLVGDPERVIDKILWEHELFGMTRFLIQFSVGTMPHAQMLRAIELYGTKVAPAVKKALGAATPGATAAGA